A genomic segment from Vespa crabro chromosome 25, iyVesCrab1.2, whole genome shotgun sequence encodes:
- the LOC124432382 gene encoding fatty acyl-CoA reductase wat-like isoform X1, with protein MENKYENIYGNVKMMKKLWKRNEQDNNDDIDSFKTIDKDLSYVNFDKLTPIQTFYHGESILITGGTGFLGKLLIEKLLRGCPGIKCIYLLIRSKKGKDVSQRLEEMFENVLFSRLKEKEPTFRNRIIPIEGDCSLSNLGISIIDNAELIKEISIIFHVAATVKFNEKIKLATAINVRSLKDLINLSKNMPKLKSFVHVSSIYANCMQSLIEEKFYEPPMDPDKLINLVESINEKLLDEITPRLLGICPNSYVYTKAVAENVVKKNIGIIPIGIFRPAIVISTYREPIQGWVDNIYGPIGIGIGIGIGLIRVLHCDGSVKVSLVPSDMVINGLIASAWDIAYNLRLNDIPIYNYVSKDNPITYDDLKDKAVKYGVRFPTEKAIWYYSFRNIKHRLVYIFYMYFLHLLPALIVDTFALCIGKQPKLLKIYNKVHQFSDVLDVFSTTEWHFTNERWEELLKKLTMEDRQLFFCDIKELIWDTFFKNYMLGIRLYVLKDPIETLPQARIKWRRLYWIHQTLKLIIASVFLMVIWTIILRLFAIIDYA; from the exons ATATCTATGGAAAtgtaaaaatgatgaaaaagctgtggaaaagaaacgaacaggataataatgatgacatAGATAGTTTTAAGACAATTGACAAGGATTTGTCTTAcgtaaattttgataaattgaCACCGATACAAACGTTTTATCATGGagaaagtatattaataacCGGTGGAACAGGATTTcttggaaaattattaatcgaaaagTTATTAAGAGGATGTCCAGGTATAaagtgtatttatttattgatacgttcaaaaaaagggaaggatgTGTCTCAGCGCTTGGAAGAGATGTTTGAGAATGTG ttATTTTCAAGACTTAAGGAGAAAGAACCGACATTTCGAAATCGAATAATCCCAATCGAAGGCGATTGTAGCTTATCGAATCTTGGTATATCGATAATCGACAATGCTGAACTCATAAAAGagatatctattatttttcatgttgCTGCAACTGtaaaatttaacgagaaaataaaattggcgACGGCTATCAACGTTCGAAGTTTGAAAGATTTGATAAACTTATCGAAGAACATGCCGAAATTAAAG AGTTTCGTTCATGTATCATCTATTTATGCCAATTGTATGCAGAGTTTGATTGAAGAGAAATTTTACGAACCACCGATGGATCctgataaattgataaatttggTTGAAAGcatcaatgaaaaattactCGATGAAATTACACCACG ATTACTCGGTATATGTCCGAATTCTTACGTGTACACGAAAGCTGTTGCCGAGAATGtcgtgaaaaagaatattggGATAATACCAATTGGAATATTTCGTCCAGCAATTG TAATATCAACTTATCGAGAACCCATTCAAGGATGGGTTGATAATATATACGGACCAATTGGAATTGGAATAGGCATTGGAATTGGATTAATACGAGTACTACATTGTGATGGTTCAGTAAAAGTTAGTTTAGTACCGAGCGATATGGTGATCAACGGTTTAATCGCTAGCGCCTGGGACATTGCATATAATCTAAG atTGAACGACATTCCTATTTACAATTATGTATCTAAGGATAATCCAATAACTTACGACGATTTAAAAGACAAGGCTGTCAAATATGGAGTACGATTTCCTACTGAAAAAGCAATTTGGTATTATAgctttagaaatataaaacatcGGTTGgtctatattttttacatgtaCTTTCTACATTTATTACCAGCTCTTATTGTGGATACGTTCGCTTTGTGCATCGGTAAACAGCCAAA gttacttaaaatatataacaaagttCATCAATTTTCGGACGTACTTGATGTATTTTCTACAACCGAATGGCATTTTACGAATGAAAGATGGGAGGAactgttaaaaaaattaacaatggAAGATCGCCAATTGTTTTTCTGTGACATAAAGGAACTAATATGGGatactttttttaaaaattatatgttaGGGATAAGATTATACGTCTTAAAGGATCCTATTGAAACGCTTCCACAAGCACGTATAAAATGGCGAag GCTTTACTGGATTCATCAAACATTGAAACTTATTATCGCCTCTGTTTTTTTAATGGTAATATGGACTATAATTTTGAGACTATTTGCAATTATTGACTATGCGTAA
- the LOC124432382 gene encoding fatty acyl-CoA reductase wat-like isoform X2 yields MMKKLWKRNEQDNNDDIDSFKTIDKDLSYVNFDKLTPIQTFYHGESILITGGTGFLGKLLIEKLLRGCPGIKCIYLLIRSKKGKDVSQRLEEMFENVLFSRLKEKEPTFRNRIIPIEGDCSLSNLGISIIDNAELIKEISIIFHVAATVKFNEKIKLATAINVRSLKDLINLSKNMPKLKSFVHVSSIYANCMQSLIEEKFYEPPMDPDKLINLVESINEKLLDEITPRLLGICPNSYVYTKAVAENVVKKNIGIIPIGIFRPAIVISTYREPIQGWVDNIYGPIGIGIGIGIGLIRVLHCDGSVKVSLVPSDMVINGLIASAWDIAYNLRLNDIPIYNYVSKDNPITYDDLKDKAVKYGVRFPTEKAIWYYSFRNIKHRLVYIFYMYFLHLLPALIVDTFALCIGKQPKLLKIYNKVHQFSDVLDVFSTTEWHFTNERWEELLKKLTMEDRQLFFCDIKELIWDTFFKNYMLGIRLYVLKDPIETLPQARIKWRRLYWIHQTLKLIIASVFLMVIWTIILRLFAIIDYA; encoded by the exons atgatgaaaaagctgtggaaaagaaacgaacaggataataatgatgacatAGATAGTTTTAAGACAATTGACAAGGATTTGTCTTAcgtaaattttgataaattgaCACCGATACAAACGTTTTATCATGGagaaagtatattaataacCGGTGGAACAGGATTTcttggaaaattattaatcgaaaagTTATTAAGAGGATGTCCAGGTATAaagtgtatttatttattgatacgttcaaaaaaagggaaggatgTGTCTCAGCGCTTGGAAGAGATGTTTGAGAATGTG ttATTTTCAAGACTTAAGGAGAAAGAACCGACATTTCGAAATCGAATAATCCCAATCGAAGGCGATTGTAGCTTATCGAATCTTGGTATATCGATAATCGACAATGCTGAACTCATAAAAGagatatctattatttttcatgttgCTGCAACTGtaaaatttaacgagaaaataaaattggcgACGGCTATCAACGTTCGAAGTTTGAAAGATTTGATAAACTTATCGAAGAACATGCCGAAATTAAAG AGTTTCGTTCATGTATCATCTATTTATGCCAATTGTATGCAGAGTTTGATTGAAGAGAAATTTTACGAACCACCGATGGATCctgataaattgataaatttggTTGAAAGcatcaatgaaaaattactCGATGAAATTACACCACG ATTACTCGGTATATGTCCGAATTCTTACGTGTACACGAAAGCTGTTGCCGAGAATGtcgtgaaaaagaatattggGATAATACCAATTGGAATATTTCGTCCAGCAATTG TAATATCAACTTATCGAGAACCCATTCAAGGATGGGTTGATAATATATACGGACCAATTGGAATTGGAATAGGCATTGGAATTGGATTAATACGAGTACTACATTGTGATGGTTCAGTAAAAGTTAGTTTAGTACCGAGCGATATGGTGATCAACGGTTTAATCGCTAGCGCCTGGGACATTGCATATAATCTAAG atTGAACGACATTCCTATTTACAATTATGTATCTAAGGATAATCCAATAACTTACGACGATTTAAAAGACAAGGCTGTCAAATATGGAGTACGATTTCCTACTGAAAAAGCAATTTGGTATTATAgctttagaaatataaaacatcGGTTGgtctatattttttacatgtaCTTTCTACATTTATTACCAGCTCTTATTGTGGATACGTTCGCTTTGTGCATCGGTAAACAGCCAAA gttacttaaaatatataacaaagttCATCAATTTTCGGACGTACTTGATGTATTTTCTACAACCGAATGGCATTTTACGAATGAAAGATGGGAGGAactgttaaaaaaattaacaatggAAGATCGCCAATTGTTTTTCTGTGACATAAAGGAACTAATATGGGatactttttttaaaaattatatgttaGGGATAAGATTATACGTCTTAAAGGATCCTATTGAAACGCTTCCACAAGCACGTATAAAATGGCGAag GCTTTACTGGATTCATCAAACATTGAAACTTATTATCGCCTCTGTTTTTTTAATGGTAATATGGACTATAATTTTGAGACTATTTGCAATTATTGACTATGCGTAA
- the LOC124432383 gene encoding histone-lysine N-methyltransferase SETMAR-like — protein MPVPELVCKFRSGNFDVEDAPRSGKPVEADKDTIKALVDANRRITTREISESLNLSSSTVYDHLKDLGLTLKLDIWVAHVLMERNLCRRVDVCDSFLNRHENDPFLKRIITGDEKWIVYNNVKSKRSWSKKDEPAQIISKANIHQKKVMLSVW, from the coding sequence ATGCCAGTGCCAGAACTGGTTTGCAAATTTCGATCCGGCAATTTTGACGTCGAAGATGCACCACGTTCTGGAAAGCCGGTTGAAGCTGATAAAGACACGATAAAGGCATTAGTTGATGCAAACCGGAGAATAACAACACGTGAGATCAGTGAGAGTTTAAATTTATCAAGTTCAACTGTTTATGACCACTTGAAAGACCTGGGTTTAACCTTGAAGCTCGATATATGGGTTGCCCATGTTCTCATGGAAAGAAATTTGTGTCGTCGCGTTGACGTTTGTGATTCGTTTCTCAATCGTCACGAAAATGATCCATTTTTGAAACGCATCATTACTGGGGACGAAAAATGGATTgtatataacaatgttaaaagcAAGAGATCATGGAGCAAAAAAGATGAACCTGCTCAAATCATTTCCAAAGCCAATATCCATCAAAAAAAGGTGATGCTGTCTGTTTGGTGA